A part of Fibrobacter sp. genomic DNA contains:
- the nuoB gene encoding NADH-quinone oxidoreductase subunit NuoB, protein MGIINFAPKILDPIPGGKYVVNAVDYVVNWARANSIWPLTYGTSCCAIEMMSSSMARYDIARFGSEVFRASPRQADLFILAGTITKRMTPAIQMLWEQMPGPKYVLAMGACTISGGPFIYDNYSVVRGAQNILPVDVFVPGCPPRPEALFHGLLTLREKILKETCRSPWQEGYPEDVSRVDRYREAAKAWAELEKIKDEEMAEAREKFKAENPDYKSAFKPVRVVKEAFPEVERPAAAELTAGELSQADIFDKIKAKFESATVDEAILATASSDSPVEITLDVKDYFAATEFVKNDPALKMDYLIDVTAIDYPDHFELITQLRSIDLGHKVFFCIPLKKDESIPEEKRATSLLAKVPSITGLYPAASVKEREVYDMFGINFVGHDDLRRIFLDKDFVGFPLRKDFTHPEMIKRPV, encoded by the coding sequence ATGGGAATAATCAATTTTGCACCTAAGATCCTGGATCCCATTCCCGGCGGCAAGTATGTTGTCAATGCCGTGGACTATGTGGTAAACTGGGCTAGAGCCAATTCCATTTGGCCCCTGACTTACGGTACCAGCTGCTGCGCTATCGAAATGATGAGTAGCTCCATGGCCCGTTACGACATCGCTCGCTTCGGTTCCGAAGTGTTCCGCGCCTCCCCCCGTCAGGCCGACTTGTTCATCCTAGCAGGTACCATTACGAAGCGCATGACTCCCGCAATCCAGATGCTGTGGGAACAGATGCCGGGCCCCAAGTACGTACTTGCCATGGGCGCTTGCACCATCAGCGGCGGCCCTTTCATTTACGACAACTATTCCGTGGTCCGCGGCGCACAGAATATTCTTCCGGTGGACGTATTCGTGCCTGGTTGTCCGCCCCGCCCCGAAGCTTTGTTCCACGGTCTCCTTACACTTCGTGAAAAGATTCTCAAGGAAACCTGCCGCAGCCCCTGGCAGGAAGGCTATCCCGAGGATGTTTCCCGCGTGGACCGTTACCGTGAAGCAGCCAAGGCCTGGGCTGAACTTGAAAAGATCAAGGACGAGGAAATGGCGGAAGCCCGCGAAAAGTTCAAGGCTGAAAATCCTGACTACAAGAGCGCCTTCAAGCCTGTCCGCGTGGTGAAGGAAGCCTTCCCGGAAGTGGAACGCCCGGCTGCAGCAGAACTCACCGCAGGTGAACTCTCCCAGGCTGACATTTTCGACAAGATCAAGGCTAAGTTCGAAAGTGCAACGGTGGACGAAGCAATCCTCGCTACCGCAAGTTCCGACAGCCCGGTGGAAATTACACTGGATGTAAAGGACTACTTTGCTGCTACAGAATTTGTAAAGAACGATCCGGCCCTCAAGATGGATTACCTCATCGATGTAACTGCCATCGACTACCCGGACCACTTTGAATTGATTACCCAGCTTCGCAGCATCGATTTGGGACACAAGGTCTTCTTCTGCATCCCGCTGAAGAAGGACGAATCTATTCCCGAAGAAAAGCGCGCCACGTCCCTGCTTGCAAAGGTCCCCAGCATTACGGGTCTGTACCCTGCCGCAAGCGTCAAGGAACGCGAGGTCTACGATATGTTCGGCATCAACTTTGTGGGTCACGACGACCTGCGCCGCATTTTCCTGGACAAGGATTTCGTCGGTTTCCCGCTGCGTAAAGATTTCACTCACCCCGAAATGATTAAGAGGCCCGTATGA